Below is a genomic region from Persicimonas caeni.
CGACGGAGACGCCAAGTTGGTCTATCCCGCCAAGGAAGACTTGGGCTTTTTGTCGCAGGTCATCGAGGGGGCGACTGACACGGTGGTCAATCAGGTGAGGTCACGCCACTCGCCGGTTGTCGAGTACCGAATGGCCCCCTGAGGCGTGTAAGCGGCGCCTCGAATATTCGCTGATCCGTTTTCGCTCCATTTCTCTGCTGTACGATTGCGAAATGACCACTCTATGCCGTCAGTCACTCTGCGCGCTCGCCATTGTCTGCGCGACAGGATTCGCCTCCACCGCCGTCGCACAGCAACCCGAGCCTGACGAGCCGGTTCCCGATGCGGCTGAACAAGATGCGGCCGAACAAGATGCGGCTGAAGAAGGTGCGGCCGAAGACAGCGGAACTCAAGAAGACGGCTCTCGCGCATCGGGCACGGCGCAGGCGGCCGATGGGCAGGGGACGTCCTTTACGCTCGACGAGCTGACGAACAAGGCGATCAACAACAGTGACCTCGTCGACGAGTACAGAGCCAAGCGCGCCAAGGCGAAGTGGGACAAGTACCGCGCCGAACATGCGTGGAGCCCGCGTATCAAGAGCACGACGTTCTTATCGGTCGTCCCCGACAACGCCGATCCGGACGAGATCAACGAAAACTTCGACGAAATCGGTTCGCTCGACATCGGTCCGTATATCCGTTCGGACCTCGAAGTGATCGTGCCGGTCTATACCTTCGGGCGCGTCGACATCGCCAAAGAGCTCGCGGAGTTGGGCGTGGACAACTCGGCGCTCGAGCTGGCCAACGCCCGCCTCGACGTCGTCTACCAGACCAAACGCGCCTATTGGGGGCTTCGCCTGTCGAACGCGTTCGCCGAGATGCTCGGCGAGGGCGACAAGATCATCAAAGAGCAACTCGAGAAGATGGAAGAGGACCGCGAATTCGGCGCGGCCGACTTCGAGATCAAGGACTTTCGCAAGCTCGAAATCTTCAGCGCCGAGGTCGACGAGCGCGTCGTCGACAACGCCAAGCTCGGCGAGGTGGCGTCAGCCGGGCTTCACTTCCTGGCCGAAATCCCCGACGACGTCGAGATCGAGCTACCCAAGCTCGATAACCTCGACTCGCCACCGAAGCTTCGCGCGAAGAAGTATTATATCGACACGGCGATGAAGCAGCGCCCCGAGATCTTGCAGCTCGACAAGGCCGTGCGTGCGCGCTCCCTCGAGAGCGAACTGGCCACCGCCGAGTGGTATCCCAACCTGTTCGCGGCGTTCACGGTGGGCGCGGGTTGGTCGACCAAAGAGACGGCTTTCCAACGCGTCTGCGCTGCAAACTCCCGCGAAGACGCCACCGAGTGCGACTTTCCCGAAGATCAATTCGAGGTCGACGGCCAAGGTCTCTACGCCGAGCCGTACGGCGATCCGCTTCACCGCTTCTCGTTGGGCATCGGCCTCGGACTTCGCTGGGAGTTCGACCCCTTCCAGCAGTACGCCAAGGTCGAGAAAAAGGACGCCCAGGTGCTCGCCATCCGCGCCCAGCGTCGCCGTGCCCAAAGCGCCATCAAACTCGAAGTACGCAAGCTCTACCAGGACGCGGCCGACTCGCTCCAAAAGATTGCCATCAACAAACGACGCATGACCGCGGCGCGCCGCTGGCGTGACCAGTTCGGCCTGTCTCGCCAGACCGGCGCCGCCGATATCGCCGACGCCGTCCAGCCGCTCCAGGCCTATTACGAAGCCCGTGCCAAGTACTTGCAGGCGGTCTTCGACTACATGGTCGCCCGTGGCGCACTCGCCAAAGCGGTGGGGGCGTACGGTTTGGGCGAGGACGGCGCGGTTTTGTCGGACTAAGCCGGCGCGATTTGTGTTCTTTGAATGAAACGGCGAGCGGGGCGTCTATCCAAACGAGCTGCTCGGCTTGTACCGATCACCCACTGGAGGTTGTTCCCATGTATCGAAAATTCCGAAAGACCCTGTCGACCGGCGTGCTTGCCGCTGCATTCATCTTGGGCGCGGCGAGCCCGGCGCTGGCCGGCCCGCCCACTGATTTCGTCAAAGAGAACGCTCAAGAGGTGGGCAAGCTGCTCCAGCAAAAGGATTCGAAGGAGCGCTACGCCAAATTCTCCAAGAAGGTCAACGAGATCATCGACTACCGTGAACTCGCCTCCCGAGCCCTCGGCGAGCACTGGAAAAAGCGCACCCCAGAGGAGCAGGAGAAGTTCCTGAGCCTTCTGCGCGAGATGATCGAGGCCAACTACGAAGGACGCCTCGCCGGCAATACGATGGGCGAGGACTACGAGATCAAGTACCTCGAGGAGAAGACGCGCGGAAACCTCGCCATCGTCAAGACGAGCGTCAAGTGGGACGAGGGCGAGAAGCCCGTCGACTACAAGCTGGTCAAGAAAGATGGCGGCTGGGTCGTCTACGATATCGTCGCCGACGACATCAGCACGCTCGAGAGCTACCGCGACGCGTACACCGACGTCATCGAGAGCGATGGCTGGGATAAGCTGATTAGCTTGATGGAAAAGAAGGTCGAGGAGCTTCGAGCTCAGAAAAAATAAGCCGACACCAGACGATGTCGGCAGAAGGGAAGCGCCCGTCAGGAATGAACACCATTTCTGGCGGGCCTTTTTTTATTGGCGGGCGTACTTTTTGAAGTCGACGCGCTTCTTTTTCATCATCGACTCGACTTCACGCACTGCCTCCAGGGCCTCTTCGTCGTCCGGAGCGAGATCCAACGAGCGCACCAGCTTCTCGTGCGCCTTCTGCATCTCGGCCTTCGACAATTTCGAGTCTTTGAGCAGGCGGATAGCCTCGTTCTTGAGGTTGTGCGCCAAAGTCTTTTCGACGTGCTCGATGGTGGGCTTGGCGCGCTGAGCGGCAACCGTATCCTCGGGGATTTTCATGAGGACTTCGCGCGCGTCGTTGTGGCGTCCCTGCTCGCTGAGTTCTTCACCCTTGAGGAGCAAGTCGCCGGCTTCCTGCTCGGCGCGCGCTTGCTGGCGAAGCTTCTGCGCTTCCTGATTGTCGGGAGCGAGGGCCAGGACCTCGTCGAACGACGAGATGGCGTTGTCCCACTCGCGCCGACGCATGTGCGACTTGCCCTCTTCGAGCATCGAAGACGCGCGGCCTTCGACCGACTCGGGCGCTGCTACGACAGCCTGCTCTCGAGGCTGCGCCTCTTGCTTGCTCTGTTTAAACCAGAAC
It encodes:
- a CDS encoding TolC family protein, with the protein product MTTLCRQSLCALAIVCATGFASTAVAQQPEPDEPVPDAAEQDAAEQDAAEEGAAEDSGTQEDGSRASGTAQAADGQGTSFTLDELTNKAINNSDLVDEYRAKRAKAKWDKYRAEHAWSPRIKSTTFLSVVPDNADPDEINENFDEIGSLDIGPYIRSDLEVIVPVYTFGRVDIAKELAELGVDNSALELANARLDVVYQTKRAYWGLRLSNAFAEMLGEGDKIIKEQLEKMEEDREFGAADFEIKDFRKLEIFSAEVDERVVDNAKLGEVASAGLHFLAEIPDDVEIELPKLDNLDSPPKLRAKKYYIDTAMKQRPEILQLDKAVRARSLESELATAEWYPNLFAAFTVGAGWSTKETAFQRVCAANSREDATECDFPEDQFEVDGQGLYAEPYGDPLHRFSLGIGLGLRWEFDPFQQYAKVEKKDAQVLAIRAQRRRAQSAIKLEVRKLYQDAADSLQKIAINKRRMTAARRWRDQFGLSRQTGAADIADAVQPLQAYYEARAKYLQAVFDYMVARGALAKAVGAYGLGEDGAVLSD
- a CDS encoding MlaC/ttg2D family ABC transporter substrate-binding protein; amino-acid sequence: MYRKFRKTLSTGVLAAAFILGAASPALAGPPTDFVKENAQEVGKLLQQKDSKERYAKFSKKVNEIIDYRELASRALGEHWKKRTPEEQEKFLSLLREMIEANYEGRLAGNTMGEDYEIKYLEEKTRGNLAIVKTSVKWDEGEKPVDYKLVKKDGGWVVYDIVADDISTLESYRDAYTDVIESDGWDKLISLMEKKVEELRAQKK